CGCCCCAAGACGCTGATTTTTGGCGAGCTGTCACTACCGGACAACGATGCCGACAGTGTGCTGCGACAAGGGATTGAGCTGCGCATTATTCCGCGTGCCGGTCATTCCATGTCTGACGAACAGCCAGCCTTGCTGGCGCAGACGTTAGCGGCATTTATTGCAGAGCATGAGTAAAAAGGAACCCGGCTCATTTGCATGGCCGGGTGATTTTCAGGGAAGCAGGGATTTGAGTTTTTTACGCGCCGCCGGGCTGATATCCAGCGGATGGCTGTAACCAATGTTTTCGATAGCCCGGTGGTACAACGCTACCAGCCAGTCATAAACATAGCGGGTGGCGGCGTGTACTGGCTGCTCGCTCAGACGGGTTAACCGCGTCTGGGTGGCGCCATCCGTGCCGCTGGAAAAAATGGTGCTGCCTTTGTTTACCCGGCTTTCCGGGCGATCCGCCTGCGCGATCTCCGCGTATCCCAGCCAGGCGACAAAGTTACCAATCGCGGCGTACAGTTGCGCGGCGCAGGCGGTATCGCGCTGCATAATTTTTTGCAACTGATCAGGTAAATTCAGCCGGTAGCTGCTGACGATAACAATCTCCGCCATCTGGCGCAGCGCGGCAGGACTGAGCCCCAAACGCGCGGCGTTATCATCGTTGCGGCTCCACTGGCGTACGTGGTTGACCCACAAAGCATGCGCCTGTTGACCGATATCTTTCGACACTGCCTGCGGTTCGCTGCTTTCTGCGGATTCAGCAAACAGATCGATTGATTCATTAAACAAGCCGCTGACTTTCTCTTCGCGCGGCTGCTGAACTTTCCACAGCGTATCGAACTGCTGCATATCCGGCTGTAAACCTTCCAGCAATTCACCGTGGCGTGAAGCCTGGCCTTGCAGTTCGCGCACCACGGACTCCGCGCTCGCGCGTTGCGCCACCGCGTCTTTTACTGCGGTGGCAAGCCAGGGTTGCAGCAGATCGCGAAGGGCACGCTGATGACGCTCAGTCAGCGCTTTCAAACGCTGCTGACGCAGGCCAGGCGCTGTCGCCTGCACCAGCCATTCAAGCAGACGCTGCAAACTGCTGGCATCCAGCGCCTGCAACGTTCCCCAGTGCTGACCCGGTTTACCAATAAGCTGCTGAACGGCTTCGTCCAGATTCTGCGCCAGCGTAAAGCGCGCATCCTGCGGTGTAATCGCCCACACCAGCCCTGGCAGCGCCGTTTCCTGACCGGATTGCGTCTCTTTGACCCAGTTTAATAATGCGCGCGCAGTGGTCGCGGTGGCTGAACGTTCCAGCGTCGCATTACAAATCATCAGCACATCCGGTTGCAGGCGCTGGCGGTAGCTTTCCAGCAGCCAGCGGCATTTGCTACGCCACAACGGCTGGCCATCTTGTGGACCCGGTGCCGGAATATCGAGAATATCCACGGCCGTTAACACCGCGTTTTCCACCGGCAAAACCAGTTCGCGCGTAATCAGCGCAAGGGTTGCCAGCGGAATACTGACCGCGTTGTGCAACTGCTCATTTGACCACGGATGCACTACCACTTCGTCATGGATCTCACCGCTACCGGGTTCCGATGGTGTTAAGAAACCGTCGGTTGGCAGGGCAAAGGTATCCACCATAATACTCAGCGGTGCCGCCAGTTCCTGCGCGTTCCCGGTCTGGTGAAGGGTGTGTGCCAGCGACAACCACTGCTGCGTGAGCTCCTGCTGCTCGCCCCATAACAGCGACCAGGCGCTGGCGCGGGCGCTGAGATCCAGGGAAGGCAACAGGCAAGCAAACTGATACCACAGCGCATCGTCCATCTGCTGCTGCGATGACGGCACCGCCGCGCGCCAGAAGCGGGCAATTGCGCCAATATCTTCCGCCGTGATCCCCGGCACCGCATTCGGTTGGCGCAGTGAGCGCCATTTCGCGACGCGGTCTTCCATCACCGATTTATCAACGGCGCGCAATTCCGGCTGCTGAATGGCATGCGCAATAAAAATCTGCACCAGATCGGCTTCACTGATAATGCGCAGGCACAGCGGGAAACCCTCATCCATCGGCGCGAGATGCTGACTAAAGCGCAGCGCCATGCTGGTCAGGGCATGGCCGGGATTGATATGAGTGAAGTAATCCAGTGTTTTTTCGCCGGGACGCACATTAAGCCGTCCGTTACCGCTGCCGCACAGCGCTGTCAGCAGATGCGCTTTAGCCGCTTGTGAGTGACCATACAACCCAACGGTGCAGGGCGCGTCGACCGCTTCACGCAGCGCGCTTTCCTCGGCTGCGGCAGTCGTCAGACGCGA
This genomic interval from Kosakonia sacchari SP1 contains the following:
- a CDS encoding virulence factor SrfC family protein; translated protein: MSASVKTTQALATWINDNRQHAPLLDDDADALLSRLTTAAAEESALREAVDAPCTVGLYGHSQAAKAHLLTALCGSGNGRLNVRPGEKTLDYFTHINPGHALTSMALRFSQHLAPMDEGFPLCLRIISEADLVQIFIAHAIQQPELRAVDKSVMEDRVAKWRSLRQPNAVPGITAEDIGAIARFWRAAVPSSQQQMDDALWYQFACLLPSLDLSARASAWSLLWGEQQELTQQWLSLAHTLHQTGNAQELAAPLSIMVDTFALPTDGFLTPSEPGSGEIHDEVVVHPWSNEQLHNAVSIPLATLALITRELVLPVENAVLTAVDILDIPAPGPQDGQPLWRSKCRWLLESYRQRLQPDVLMICNATLERSATATTARALLNWVKETQSGQETALPGLVWAITPQDARFTLAQNLDEAVQQLIGKPGQHWGTLQALDASSLQRLLEWLVQATAPGLRQQRLKALTERHQRALRDLLQPWLATAVKDAVAQRASAESVVRELQGQASRHGELLEGLQPDMQQFDTLWKVQQPREEKVSGLFNESIDLFAESAESSEPQAVSKDIGQQAHALWVNHVRQWSRNDDNAARLGLSPAALRQMAEIVIVSSYRLNLPDQLQKIMQRDTACAAQLYAAIGNFVAWLGYAEIAQADRPESRVNKGSTIFSSGTDGATQTRLTRLSEQPVHAATRYVYDWLVALYHRAIENIGYSHPLDISPAARKKLKSLLP